Proteins from a single region of Palaemon carinicauda isolate YSFRI2023 chromosome 1, ASM3689809v2, whole genome shotgun sequence:
- the LOC137645509 gene encoding glutamate receptor ionotropic, kainate glr-3-like has product MLKCCWRDAFLLVIWLMLLPAVHSLRPRHSGKDVLVQNSVSALLQDSLTPNCTTLFITEDSSSSKPILQVLLDINAKLPIAFMDVQPFKKSNMTVVEITSTVQQALKIKKTSSCIIILLVSDDIDFLTNIIKISSDNGLFAHPSRLLLLTLKTPTSLQTVQEQLSIIDAAVVILSELPNYERCVVYVYLPYSLKKIQVASWTSKYGLSYFYDETLFPDESKRLKEGGHLTISAIYYPSHSILKVNTSADGSSIATISGPVKEVLSMLSAAINFTYHIGPFYSYGYLLPNGSWNGMVGAIHRKEADMALGPLALTYERSKVVQYTVSIFEHYLQIQGKRGATEMDPWAFATPFNPEVWAALFATLALAIFVSSIYAKITFDHAPSKGSAFTYIKILLHQDIDKIALSWWERMIVGGWMMTIMISGESYSGNLMSQLAVGTSLSLISL; this is encoded by the exons atgctgAAGTGTTGTTGGAGAGATGCCTTTTTGTTGGTAATATGGCTGATGTTGCTACCAGCTGTACACAGCCTTAGACCTAGACATTCAG GCAAGGACGTTCTGGTGCAAAACTCTGTGTCTGCTTTGCTACAAGATTCTTTGACACCCAATTGTACGACTCTTTTCATAACGGAGGACAGCAGTTCTTCAAAGCCTATTTTACAG GTGCTGCTCGACATAAATGCAAAACTCCCAATAGCTTTCATGGATGTACAaccttttaaaaagagtaacatgacAGTTGTGGAAATCACATCGACTGTCCAACAAGCTTTGAAA ATAAAGAAGACCTCATCCTGTATAATCATACTTCTTGTCAGTGATGACATCGACTTCCtcacaaatataattaaaatttcatcAGACAACGGCCTCTTTGCTCACCCTAGTCGGCTTTTGCTTTTAACCCTAAAGACCCCCACTTCCCTACAAACTGTTCAAGAACAACTATCAATTATCGACGCTGCTGTTGTCATCCTAAGCGAATTACCAAATTATGAAAG ATGTGTTGTTTATGTGTATTTGCCATACAGCCTTAAGAAAATACAAGTTGCTTCCTGGACTTCAAAATATGGACTATCTTACTTCTACGATGAGACCTTGTTTCCAGATGAAAGTAAAAG GTTGAAGGAAGGTGGACACCTGACAATATCAGCTATCTATTACCCATCCCATTCGATCTTGAAAGTCAATACATCTGCAGATGGCTCATCTATTGCTACCATATCAGGACCTGTAAAAGAAGTCCTTAGCATGCTCTCTGCCGCGATAAATTTCAC GTACCACATAGGTCCATTCTATTCTTATGGTTACCTATTACCCAATGGATCTTGGAATGGAATGGTTGGAGCCATACATAGGAAG gaagcTGACATGGCCCTCGGTCCCCTGGCACTAACGTATGAACGGTCGAAAGTCGTACAATACACGGTGTCAATATTTGAACACTACCTTCAAATCCAGGGCAAACGAGGAGCCACTGAAATGGATCCCTGGGCTTTTGCGACGCCCTTCAACCCTGAGGTCTGGGCAGCATTATTCGCCACGTTGGCTTTAGCCATCTTCGTCTCGTCCATCTACGCAAAGATCACTTTCGATCATGCGCCTTCAAAAGGCTCTGCTTTTACCTACATTAAAATATTATTGCATCAAG ACATCGACAAGATAGCTCTCTCCTGGTGGGAGCGAATGATAGTTGGCGGATGGATGATGACTATCATGATCTCAGGGGAGAGTTACTCTGGAAACCTGATGTCTCAGCTGGCTGTAGGTACATCTCTCAGCCTTATCAGTCTCTGA